The genomic interval GCCCACAGTCCGGACAGGTGACCGTCGACCGGGGTGTGGGGTCGCCGTCCACCGTCGCCGGACACCTGCGACACGGACACGGTTGGTCCACCGCTGAATCGGATCGGTTCCCCATGCCAGCCTGTCGTACGATACCGGGCAAAGGTATGGACCGGCTACGCCCGTTCAGGACGGGTCCCACCGATTCCGAACGCGGTCCGTCGTCGAGAGTTCGCGTTTGAGATCGGAGAGGTGCCAGACGATGTCCGTGAGCGTGATGATCCCGACGAGTTCCAGTTCCGACATCACGGGGACTTTCTTCACGTCCTCCGCGGTCATGGTCCGGACCACAGCCGAGACGGACCGGTCGGGAGTCGTCGTGACCACGGGACGGTGGCCGACCTCGCGGACGGTGATCTCCGTCAGTGGACGCCCGGTCTCGTGAGCAGCCGCGAGGGCGTCGGACTCGGTGACGAGCCCCATCGGAGTCCCGTCCTCGTCGAGAACGACACAGGAGCCGACGCCCGCGTCGAGCAACCGCCCGACGGCCGTCGCCATCGACTCGTCGACCGCGACGGTCACCACGTCGGTCGACATCAGCTCGCGGACGAGCATACCTCACGTGGGCGAGCCAGGGAGATAAGCCTCCGGTCGTGAACGCAACCGACAAACCCGGGACGACCGGAGTGGACGTATGACCACTGTTGCAGTCCTGGCCGAGCCGCCGGTCGAGGGCGCGGTGCTCGACTCGTTCGTCGACGGCCCGCTCGACGCTGGCGAGGCCGTCGAGTTGTACACCGCGATGGTGCGAGACGTGTGTCGCGCCGTCGAGGACAGCGGCGGGGAACTCCTCGTCAACTATCGTCCCGCCGAGCAGGTCGCGGCCGACGTGGAGCCGGAACAGCGTCTCCGGGACGTGCTGGAACCGGCGCTGACCGACCCGGACGAGGCCCGCTACGAGGTCCAGGTCGGCGAGACGTTCGCCGGCCGCGTCGGCAACACCGTCACGTACCTCCTCGAACAGGAGCAGGTCAACACCGTCGCGGCCGTCGATCCGACGGCGGCACTGCTCTCGCGCCAGCGCATCGACAGTGCGGCGATGAAGCTCCGGTCGAGCGAGGTGGTGCTCGGTCCCTCGACCGAGGGGCGTGTCTACTACGCCGCCTTCGCCGAGCCCGTCGACTTCGAGGACGCGTACGCCACCCCGGCGATCGAGACGCTGACCGACCGTGGCCGGGCGGCCGACCTGTCCGTCGATTTCCTCCCGAGCGATCCGGTCCTCGCCCGACCCGACGACCTCCGGAGCGTGCTGCCGCTGCTCAACGCCCGCCGGCGAGCCGAGCGACTCGTCCCGCCCCGGACCGTCGACTGTCTCGCCGACCTGGGGCTCGCCCTCGATGTCGACGGCGACGACCTCACGGTCGTTCGGCGAACCGACAGGCCTTAGAGGAGCCACACGAAACTGCCGGGCGCGGTGGGATGGCAGAGCGGCCTATTGCGCCTGCCTTGAAAGCAGGTACCGTAAGGTTCCTGGGTTCAAATCCCAGTCCCACCGTCTCTCGCGGCTCGATCGGTCGACGAGGAGCCCCCGGCCCGGACCAGTCCCGCTCTGCGGTTTCGGCTGGCCGCGTGCCACCGACCTGTCCGTGAGACAACAACTGTGCAGTTTTATACTGCTGGTGTTGGTCAGACAGAGACGATGGAGCACCAGCAACGGTCCCCGGCGGCGGCGATCGGTCTCGCCGCTGTCTGTGTCACCGCACTCGCGATCGCGGGCTTGGCCGCGGCGCCGGCCGCCGCTGTCCCGAGCACGTACGTCGCCAACGCGAACGTCGGGCAGTCGGACGTTCTCGTCGGCGAGAACGTCACCGTCACGGCTGTCGTCGGCAACCTCGGTACCTCGCGCGGCGGACACACGGTCGAGTTCACACGCAACGGAAGCGGGTTCGCGACGAACCGCGTCGTCGTCGAAGCGGACGAACGCGAGCGCACCTCGACGAACATCAGCTTTCAGCAGCCCGGCGTCTACGAACTCCGGGCCGACGACGAACTCGCGGGTTACGTCCGGGTGACGCGGACGCTCGCGACGGTCGACGCCCGGACGGAGAGCCAGCGGACCCTCAGCGTTCGCGTCGACGGCGTCCCGCTTCGGGAGACACACCGGGTCCCGATCCCCGCGGCGACGAACCGCTCGCTGCGTCTCCAGCAGTGGAACGTCACGACCGGGGAGTCCCGCTTCGAACAGACGGTCACGGAGTACACCGACCCCTCGGAAGCGGCGGTTCCGATCCCGGCCACGGACGCGACCGTCGCCGGCGTCGTCTCCGTCACGTCGTCGGCGCCCGTCGAGTCGACGACGGCGCGAGTCGCTGTCAACCAGTCGCGGCTCCAGTCGCTCGGGCTCACGCCCGATGAGGTGTCGCTGTACAGCTACGAAAACAGCCAGTGGCACACCGTCGAGACGACGATCGTCGACCGCCAGTCGACGGCGATCGTCTACGAAGGGGCCGTCCCCAACGGCACGACCATCGCGGTCGGCCGCATGTCGCCCGCGTTCTCGATCACCGGGACCGCGCTCGATACGGAGGACGCACCGGCGGGCCAGCGGATCGTCGTCGAGGCGACCGTCACGAACACCGGCGCCGTCGCCGGCGACTACGCGGCGACGATGACGCTCGACGACGAGTCGGTCAACGAGACGACCGTCACCGTCGCGCCCGGCGAGGAGCGGACGGTGACCCTCTCGGCGGTCACTGACTCGGCCGGCGCCTACGACGTGGGCGTGAACGACCAGGCCGTCGGCGTCGTCCGGATCGTCGACAGCCAGGTACAGACCCCGACACCCGGCGCTCCGACCGCGACGCCGACGGCAACGACCACCGCGACATCGACACCGACGAGCCAGCCCGCAGGGAGCGGGACCGGTGGTAGCGGCGGGCCGGCCGCCGGCGACGGACTGTTGCCGAGTTCGCTCCCGCCGACGGTCGCGGGCCTCCCGACAGTGTTGGTCGTCGGCGTGGGCGTTGGTGTCCTCGTATTCCTGCTCATCGGTGGCCTACTGTGGCGCAGTGGTCGGTCCAGTGGTGGCTCCGACCCGAACCGCTGGTGACGCTGAAGGCAATTCTTTTTGCTCCGCTGGTCCGAGGGTCGGGCATGGACTGGCCGCACGACCCCGACGGCGAGGAGGGCAGCGAAGGGCGCCGGAAGTACGGACACGCGATACTCGCGAAGAAGATCGACGAGGGAGAGGACTTCCCCCTCTCGGCCGCGGACTACGTCGACCAGTACGGCGACCACCCGGTCCGGATCGACTACGAGACGGTCGTCAGCGTCGCCGACATCTTCGAGTACGTCGACCGGGAGGAGTTCGAGGACTTCCCGGACTTCCACAAGGCGCTGGGCGCGGCCCTGCGGGAAGCGGACTGGTGGCCCTACCGGCTCACCCACGCCTGATCGCGCGGTGTGAGACCACGACACATACTTGTACCGGGCTGTTGTAGTGCCGACTATGGCCACACGGAGTTCGAACGGAACGGAGGGACCGACGCAACTACCGGACCACGTCGTCGAGGAGCTGTGGGCCGACGAGCACTGTCGACGAGCCCTGGAAGTGCTTCGTGACCGGGAGAGGCCGGTGATCGTCGCGGATCTCGCCGCCGCCGTGCTGGCGGCCGAGCGAGACGGTGCCCCCGCCACAGTGGACGACGAGGCGGTGCAGGCGCTTCGGACGGAACTCTACGAGCGACACATCCCGAAACTGACCGCGACAGGGATCGTCGCCTACGACTCGCTGAAAGGCACTGTCGAACTCCGGCGGCCGGACGTGCTCCCGTCCCACGACTGAGTCGGTTCCGACAGATCGATACTGTGTGACACCCAAGCGTGTCCCGACAGTGACGAACACGCAGGTAACACACGTCCAGATCGACAACTACGGTCCCTGGACGGTCACGCCGGAACCGAGACGCGAGGTCGACCTCCAGACGCTCCAGTCACGTCTGTACGCGGACCTGGCGCAGCTATTCGGGAACCACGACGGCTACCTCTTCTTCTCGCGGTTCGACAACATGATCGCCGTCACGAACGGGCTCGACCGGGCGGACCACGCACGCATCCAGGAGTCCGTCGGGAACCGCTATCCGGTCTCGACGAGCCTCTCGGTGGCGACCGCCGAGACGCCGGCGGCGGCGTTGGGGGCCGCGACCGAGCGGCTCCAGCGGGCCGGGAGTGCACAGGACGACGGCCGACGGGAAGTGCTCGAAACGGACGTTCTGCCCGCGGCCGAACGGACGGGGACGGACGTGCAACTGGCACACTTCGATGTCGACGACGCGACCGGGAAGTACACCGACCAGCTCAACGAGTTCGATACGTTCATCCGGATCGAACAGGGGTACGCGGCGCTGATGAAGTACATGCGCTTTGCCCACGACTCGCTGTCGTTTTTCGTGGGCGGCGACAACGTCATCGCGGTCTGCTCGGCGCTGGACCACGAGGACTACCGCGACGCCATCGAACACGTCGAAGAGACGGTCGGCGTCGAACTCAAGGTCGGCGTCGGGCGCGCCCGGACCGCCGCCACCGCCGGGATGGACGCCAAACACGCGCTCGAAACCTGTCGTGAGACCGGCCGGCCAGTCACGTTCGCCGACGAAGGGTAAAGAGGTACGTCACCGCGTAGCATAAACGTGGTGGAGGTACCTTTTAGACGGCGCGTGAGATATTGACACACATGAAGACTGCGGTGACCGCCCGAGAGGTCATGAATCGTGAGTTCGTCG from Haloarcula pelagica carries:
- a CDS encoding DUF5785 family protein, whose amino-acid sequence is MDWPHDPDGEEGSEGRRKYGHAILAKKIDEGEDFPLSAADYVDQYGDHPVRIDYETVVSVADIFEYVDREEFEDFPDFHKALGAALREADWWPYRLTHA
- a CDS encoding GTP cyclohydrolase III produces the protein MTNTQVTHVQIDNYGPWTVTPEPRREVDLQTLQSRLYADLAQLFGNHDGYLFFSRFDNMIAVTNGLDRADHARIQESVGNRYPVSTSLSVATAETPAAALGAATERLQRAGSAQDDGRREVLETDVLPAAERTGTDVQLAHFDVDDATGKYTDQLNEFDTFIRIEQGYAALMKYMRFAHDSLSFFVGGDNVIAVCSALDHEDYRDAIEHVEETVGVELKVGVGRARTAATAGMDAKHALETCRETGRPVTFADEG
- a CDS encoding DUF7344 domain-containing protein; the protein is MATRSSNGTEGPTQLPDHVVEELWADEHCRRALEVLRDRERPVIVADLAAAVLAAERDGAPATVDDEAVQALRTELYERHIPKLTATGIVAYDSLKGTVELRRPDVLPSHD
- a CDS encoding CARDB domain-containing protein → MEHQQRSPAAAIGLAAVCVTALAIAGLAAAPAAAVPSTYVANANVGQSDVLVGENVTVTAVVGNLGTSRGGHTVEFTRNGSGFATNRVVVEADERERTSTNISFQQPGVYELRADDELAGYVRVTRTLATVDARTESQRTLSVRVDGVPLRETHRVPIPAATNRSLRLQQWNVTTGESRFEQTVTEYTDPSEAAVPIPATDATVAGVVSVTSSAPVESTTARVAVNQSRLQSLGLTPDEVSLYSYENSQWHTVETTIVDRQSTAIVYEGAVPNGTTIAVGRMSPAFSITGTALDTEDAPAGQRIVVEATVTNTGAVAGDYAATMTLDDESVNETTVTVAPGEERTVTLSAVTDSAGAYDVGVNDQAVGVVRIVDSQVQTPTPGAPTATPTATTTATSTPTSQPAGSGTGGSGGPAAGDGLLPSSLPPTVAGLPTVLVVGVGVGVLVFLLIGGLLWRSGRSSGGSDPNRW
- a CDS encoding CBS domain-containing protein, with the translated sequence MLVRELMSTDVVTVAVDESMATAVGRLLDAGVGSCVVLDEDGTPMGLVTESDALAAAHETGRPLTEITVREVGHRPVVTTTPDRSVSAVVRTMTAEDVKKVPVMSELELVGIITLTDIVWHLSDLKRELSTTDRVRNRWDPS